From Mesorhizobium sp. Pch-S:
GGAACTACCCGACCGCGATGCTCGGCTATCTGGTGACGGCGCCGCTGGCGGCGGGCAATGTCGTCATCTTCAAGCACTCGCCGCAGACGCCGCTGATCGCCGAGCTGGCGGAAGAAGCCTTCCGCGCCGCCGGCGGTCCCGAAGGCGTCTTCCAGAGCCTGCATCTCGACCATGCCGACGCCGAAAGGCTGATCGCATCGGGCGCCTTCAACGCGGTCAATTTCATCGGCTCCGTCAATGGCGGCCGCCGCGTGCACGCAGCCGCGGCCGGCACCTTCACGCAGGTTCACCTCGAGCTCGGCGGCAAGGATCCGACCTATGTCCGCGCCGACGCCGATCTCGATGCCACCGTGGCGCAGATCGCCGAAGGCACCTACTCCAATGCCGGACAATCCTGCTGCTCGGTCGAACGCATCTATGTCGATCGCGGCGTCCACGATCGTTTCGTCGAGGCGCTCGTTGCAGAGACCGCGAAATGGACCATCGGTCACCCGATCGAAGAAAAGCCGATGGTCGGTCCGGTGGTACGTGCGACGGCGGCGGAGACGATCCGTGGCCTGACGGAGCAGGCCGTTCGGGCCGGCGCCAGACGGCTGATGCCCGACACCGCCACGCAAAAGGCTGCGGCGCTTGGGACCGCCTATGTCGCTCCCGACGTGCTGGTGGGCGTGGATCACTCCATGCCGATCATGCGCGACGAGCTGTTCGGGCCGATCGCCTGCGTGCAGGCGGTCGAAAGCGACGAACAGGCGATCAACCTGATGAACGACAGCGATTACGGGCTGAGCGCCAGCATCTGGACACAGGACATCGACCACGGCACAGCGCTGCTCGACAAGGTCGAAGCCGGCACTGTCTACCTCAACCGCTGTGACCATGCCGACCTCTATCTGCCCTGGGGTGGCATCAAGAATTCAGGCATGGGTCGTACCAATGGCCGTTCAGGCCTGATCGAATCGACGGCGGCGAAGTCCTATCATGTCCGCTCCAAGATCGTTTGAGATCCGCCTCGACACCGCCGAGGTCGCGGCGCTTGCGGCCGACGCCGTCGAATGCTTGCAGCCGAAAGAGACAGGTCCCTATCTGCTGATTGCAGAGCATGCCGGCAACACGGTGCCGGCACCGTGGCGCGATCTCGGCCTTGCGTCGCCTTATCTTGCAACGCATTTCGCCGTCGACCTCGGTATCGATGCCCTGACCAGAAAGCTGTCGGAGGGCCTGCGCGCGCCGGCGGTGGTCGCGCGCTATTCGCGGCTTTTCCTGGACTACAACCGCCCGGTCGAGGAATGGGACCACATGCGTCCGGATCTTGGCGGCATCCCGGTACCGGGAAATCTCGACGTCAGCGAGCACGATCGCCAGTTGCGCCGCCAGGTCGGCTGGGCGCCGCTGGAACAGGCGATCGCGAACGGCGTGCCGGGACGAAAAGCCCTCGTCTCGATCCACTCCTTCACGCCGGTCATGGCCGGCGTGCGGCGCAACGTCGACATCGGCATCCTCTGGCGTGAGCCCTCGCCCCTCGTCTCGGCGATCCTGCAGGCGATACAAGACAGGGGCCGTGCAGCCGGACTGAAGATCGGCGACAACGAGCCTTATGACTGGCGCCAGGCCGTCGGCTACACACTGAACCGCCACGGCCTGCAGCGGGATTTGCCGTGTTTCTATCTCGAGGTCCGCAACGATCTGCTCACCGAGCACGATCGGCTCGAGCAAGTCAGCCGGATACTCCAGGACAGTCTTTCCGAGGTGGCGAAAACCCTATGGCCGGACCACGTGGTAGCGCTCTGAGGCGGCTCCGCTTTTCGCGGAAACGCTCCAGCTTTCTTGTCTGCGCAGCTCCGGACGTGAAACCGCTGCGCACTTCTGCTGGTATTGCTCCAGGCGCTGGACGCCAGGAGGCCGCCTCGTTACAGCTTGTCTAAGGCGATTTCGGAGAATTGTTGCATCGATTTTAGACCAACGCTCGTGCCTGACGGACGATAGGTGCGACAATTCTTCGAAATCGCCTGAATGGAAACACGACAGTCAAGGGCGTGGACGATGCAAGGCAATGTGGGATCCAAGATCCGGGATGCGCGCAAGCAGCAGAACATCACGCTGCGCGAGCTGAGCGAGCGTTCCGGCCTTTCGGTCTCGCAGCTGTCCAAGCTGGAGAACGGCAAGGCCCGGTTGACGGTCGATGTCGCACTGACCATCGCCGGCGTGCTGCACGTGCCGGTGGCATCCTTCCTGTTCAGCCCGAAACCGGGCATGCAGGCCAGGCGCTCTATCACCCGGGCTGGAAGCGGCGTGCTGCACGAAGGCAACGCCATGGTCTTCGAAGTTCTGTGCAGCGATTTCCGCGACAAGACCAACATCTTCTGGCGTGTCACGCTGCATGCGAAGTCGTTCGAGGAGAATGGTGGCTGGCGCAGCCATTCGGGCGAGGAATTCATCCACGTGCAGAGCGGCAGCCTTGAGTTGCACACTATCCATTACGACCCGGTGATCCTGCAGCC
This genomic window contains:
- a CDS encoding aldehyde dehydrogenase family protein — protein: MNLRTDIRSFPVTSPVEGSIYARRDYADGTAIDAAMARARAALKPWQATPLTERLAILLRFGEEMKARAGQLAEMVAWQIGRPLWQADETPRLALVGELLAEAAAETLADLPYPSDENIRRYVRPTPGGVHFSICAWNYPTAMLGYLVTAPLAAGNVVIFKHSPQTPLIAELAEEAFRAAGGPEGVFQSLHLDHADAERLIASGAFNAVNFIGSVNGGRRVHAAAAGTFTQVHLELGGKDPTYVRADADLDATVAQIAEGTYSNAGQSCCSVERIYVDRGVHDRFVEALVAETAKWTIGHPIEEKPMVGPVVRATAAETIRGLTEQAVRAGARRLMPDTATQKAAALGTAYVAPDVLVGVDHSMPIMRDELFGPIACVQAVESDEQAINLMNDSDYGLSASIWTQDIDHGTALLDKVEAGTVYLNRCDHADLYLPWGGIKNSGMGRTNGRSGLIESTAAKSYHVRSKIV
- a CDS encoding N-formylglutamate amidohydrolase; translated protein: MSAPRSFEIRLDTAEVAALAADAVECLQPKETGPYLLIAEHAGNTVPAPWRDLGLASPYLATHFAVDLGIDALTRKLSEGLRAPAVVARYSRLFLDYNRPVEEWDHMRPDLGGIPVPGNLDVSEHDRQLRRQVGWAPLEQAIANGVPGRKALVSIHSFTPVMAGVRRNVDIGILWREPSPLVSAILQAIQDRGRAAGLKIGDNEPYDWRQAVGYTLNRHGLQRDLPCFYLEVRNDLLTEHDRLEQVSRILQDSLSEVAKTLWPDHVVAL
- a CDS encoding XRE family transcriptional regulator; amino-acid sequence: MGSKIRDARKQQNITLRELSERSGLSVSQLSKLENGKARLTVDVALTIAGVLHVPVASFLFSPKPGMQARRSITRAGSGVLHEGNAMVFEVLCSDFRDKTNIFWRVTLHAKSFEENGGWRSHSGEEFIHVQSGSLELHTIHYDPVILQPGDSILFDGEMQHAYVSLGDEPTIMLMSNTVPRDGVPNVGAG